The DNA window ATTGATTTTATCATATGCGATCACCATACACCAGGAAAGATACTTCCAAATGCGCATGCTATTTTAAATCCAAAACAAAGCAATTGTCCTTATCCATATAAAGAATTATCAGGTTGTGGAATTGGATTTAAATTAATTCAGGCCTTATGCGATGCCATGTCATATGATGCAAGAGATGCATTTCAATTCATTGACCTGGTCGCAGTTAGTATTGCATCAGATATTGTGCCTATTACAGGAGAAAATAGGGTGCTCTGTTATTTCGGATTGCAAAAAATAAATAAAAACCCAAGTCCGGGTATTAAGGCACTCATAAATATTGCCGAATACCAATCTCAAAAGGAAATGAATGTGCGAGACCTGGTCTTCGGGATCGGCCCAAGAATTAATGCAGCGGGAAGAATGGATAAGGCCATTACAGCGGTAGAATTATTGCTTGAAAAAGATACAGAAAAAGCGGCAGAAATGGCGGCTTTAATAAACAGTCAAAATACAAATCGCAGGGACTTTGACAGCAGTATTACAGTAGAGGCCGTAGACATGATTAAGTCTTCAGAGAACTTAAAGAATGCCAAAACTACCGTACTTTTTAAAGAAGACTGGCACAAAGGGGTTATAGGGATTGTAGCTTCGAGATGTATCGAACATTATCATCGGCCTACGATTATATTTACGGAATCCAACGGAAAAGCAACCGGCTCTGCGCGTTCTGTACCCGATTACAATATATATGATGCCATTTTGCAATGTGAAGACCTCCTGGATTCTTTTGGCGGACATCAGTTCGCTGCGGGATTGACATTAAAAAAGGAAAACCTTTCAGTGTTTAGCAAACGATTTGAAGAAGTGGTATCCTCCAATATTTCAGATGAATTACTAATACCACGGATTGATGTCGATTTAGAGATTGATTTATCCGAAATAGATTTTGCCTTGATAAAGAGATTAGATCAAATGTCACCATTTGGCCCACAAAACATGCAGCCCGTCTTCATAAGCAAAGGCGTAAGATTGTTTTCTAACTTGCGCATCTTAAAAGAAAAACATTTAAAATTTCAGGTAATACAGGGAAAATCCTTTCCTTATCAATGCATAGGCTTTAATTTTGTTGATTATAAGGATATAATAGACAGTTCAGAGAGCTTCTCAATTTGTTATTCCATTTCAATCAACGAATTTCGCGGAGAGAGAAGCATTCAACTGCAGATCCGTGATATAAAAGCAAATGAAACTCAGAGCTGAAAGTCTTGTAAAAAAATACAAATCCCGAAAAGTTGTAAATGATGTAAGTGTTGAGGTAAACCAGGGCGAAATCGTCGGTTTGTTAGGCCCAAATGGTGCCGGTAAAACAACCACCTTTTACATGATTGTTGGTTTGATTAAGCCCAATGAAGGCAGGATTTATCTCGACAATAAGGAAATCACAGATCTCCCTATGTACCGCAGAGCCAAACAAGGCGTAGGCTATTTGGCGCAGGAAGCCTCTGTTTTTCGTCAACTATCAGTAGAGGAAAACATTCTTGCTGTTTTGGAAATGACTTCGATGTCAAAAAAAGAAAGACAGGAAAAATGCGATGCGCTGATAGAAGAGTTCAGCCTTGAGCATGTTAGAAACAATAAGGGGATGGTATTATCAGGTGGAGAAAGGAGAAGGACTGAAATTGCCCGTTCTTTAGCCGTTGATCCAAAATTCATTTTGTTAGATGAGCCATTCGCTGGAGTTGATCCCATTGCCGTTGAAGAAATTCAAACCATTGTGGCTCAATTGAAAAACAAAAATATAGGTATACTTATAACTGACCACAATGTGAATGAAACGCTATCTATTACAGATAGAGCCTATTTATTGTTTGAGGGATCAATCCTCAAATCGGGGACAGCTGAAGAACTAGCTGCTGATGAACAGGTGAGAAGAGTATATTTAGGCAAGCATTTTGAATTAAAAAGAAAAATCTGAATTGGAGCTTTTTAACACACTACTTTCCTGGTTTATGAAAAAGCGGATCTCCCAGATTGAGCTTTTTAAGGAGCATCCTATTGAGGTTCAGAATGAAGTACTTGCAAATCTTTTAGGAAAATCTCGAAATACAGAATGGGGAAGAAAATACAGTTTTGAAAACATCAAAAGCTATCATGATTTTAAATCTGTGGTGCCAATTGTGCGCTACGAAGACATAGCCGATATAATTGAACAAGTCATGAAAGGGGAGGATAACATTCTTTGGCCTTCTGAAATAAAATGGTTTTCAAAATCATCAGGTACAACGAATGCCAAGAGTAAATTTATACCGGTCAGCAATGAAGCCCTTGAGGATTGTCATTTCAAAGCCGGAAAAGATTTACTTTCCATGTATTTAAATAATTATCCGGAATCAAAATTATTTACAGGGAAAGGCTTAGTAATAGGAGGCAGCAGCCAGGTTAACCATTTAAATTCCAAATCTTCCTATGGTGATATTTCAGCGGTAATTATGAAAAATCTTCCGCTATGGGCGCAGTACGTAAGGGTACCGAGCCTGGATATTGCACTGATGGAAAACTGGGAGGAAAAGATTGAGAAAATGGCTCATGCGGTTAAAGACGAAAATATTACCAGCATTACCGGCGTACCCACCTGGACTATTGTTTTACTTCAAAGAATTCTAGAATTAACCGGAAAAAAGAAAATTATTGAAGTTTGGCCTAATCTCGAATTGTTTGCGCATGGTGCTGTTGCATTTGGCCCTTATAGACATTTGTTTGATGAATTGATCGGTGCAAAAATAAATTACATCGATTCTTATAATGCATCTGAAGGATTTTTTGCAATACAGGACCGAAGTGATCATGAGGACATGTTGTTAATGCTGGATTATGGAATTTTTTATGAATTTCTGCCGACAGAGTATTTAGATAAGGATCACTCCAAAGTAGTCACCCTGGAAGAGGTGGAGCTCGATAAAAATTATGCAATGATAATCACGACAAATGCTGGTTTGTGGAGGTATATGATTGGTGATACAATAAAATTTACAACCAAATCACCTTATAGAATAAAAATCACCGGCAGAACTAAGCATTTTATAAATGCATTTGGTGAAGAGATGGTTATCGAAAACGCAGAAACTGCTATTGCAGAGGCCTGTAAACAAAGCGGGGCAAGTATCGAGAATTTTACGGCGGCACCAATTTATCTGGAGGTAGGTAAACGAGGAGGTCATGAATGGGTCATTGAGTTTATAACCAAACCGGACTCAATTGAAACCTTTACAGAAATACTGGATAACAAATTAAAAGCGATCAATTCTGACTATGAAGCTAAAAGACAAAAAGATATAGCTTTGATTAAACCAAGAGTACATATTGCACCGGAAAAGACCTTTTATAATTGGATGAAAAAACGAGGCAAACTCGGTGGTCAACACAAAGTGCCTCGCTTAAGTAACAGCCGCGAATTTATAGACGAAATACTGAAAATTATTTCCACTTAATAGTACAGCCTATTGCTTTTGTACTGGAAATAGCAACCTTTTTTCCTTTTTTTAAAGCTGCAATGGCATTTTCAACGTATTTATTTTCAACATCTTCTGCGCTTTGGGGATTATCATCAATTGCACCTATATAGGCCACCTGATATTTATCCTGCACTTTATTCAATAGATAAACATGTGGGGTTCTGGTCGCTCCATAAGATTTTGCTGTATTTTGTGTTTCATCAAATAAATACACAAATGGATATGCCTTTTGCTTTGATCTCTTGATCATATTTTCAAACGAATCATCCGGTTGTTTGACCGGGTCATTTGGATTAATAGCAATAACCGGGTAGCCGTCCACAGCGTATTTCTTGTGCAGGTCAATAATCCTTTGTTCGTAGAGTTTGGCATAAGGGCAATGGTTGCATGTAAAAACAACGATAAACCCTTTTGCTTCTTTATAGTCACCAAGGGACACCATATTTCCGTCGACGTTTTTGAGAGTAAAGCTCTTGGCCATGTCGCCCACATTATAACCTCCGGCAAAGACCGTGGAAAGTGTCATTAGGCCAATAAATACTGATAAAATTATATTTGGTACTAAATTTTTCATAAGAGATTGTTTATTGTGCTTTCAAGTTCTTCAAGTTCTAATTCTTTTTCCATGAATTTAAGAACTTTTGAATTTTTAACGAAAACCGTTGCCGGTATTGCTCCAGACCATTGAGGGCTAACCTGATCTATCCATTCGTTATATTTTGTGTCGTTCAGCCATATTATTTCACTTTTCAAATTATTTTCTTTGATAAATGGTATTAGTTTGGAGCTGTATTGTTTTTCAAAATCAAGACTGACAAGGATCACCCTTACATTCTTGTTTGCATATTTTTTATTGACTTCCTCAAAATAAGGCAATTCTTTTATGCAGGGCCCACACCATGTAGCCCAGAAGTTTATAACCATTAAAGTATTGCTTTCTTTTTTATCAAGTATCTCTGATTTAAACTCTTTAAAATTATAGACTTTTAGGTCGTTCTCAGGATAAGAACCGGATAAAATTATAATAGCAAATACTAATATGAATGAAGTCTTGAACATGTAATGGATTAGCTTATCAATAGTATATAACAAACTTAATTAAAATTAATTTCAAGTTTTAAAATTCAAGTATTAATCAAAGCCCGTGAACGCAACTATCTGTAAATGAATTGATATTTCTAGATGTATGATATTATCAGATTAAAATAACCTAAAACTTTTCCACAATTTGAAAAATTTATCCACAGCAATTTTTTGATTTATGTTAATTACTTGTAAATCAGCTACTTAATAAAAAATTATTTGATTTGATTTTTGTGGATAAGTCAGCATATTTTTTTCATAACACAGGCATAATATTGTTTTAATACCTCTGACGTGTAATAATTATAGTAAAAAGGAAATAAAAATCGCTCAATAATTTTACTTAAAAAATTAATCAGGTTTCCTGGGTTTGTCTGATCTTATTTCTGTAAGTATTGAATATTCTGGACTTGGACAAAAAGCCTTTGTATTTGCCTTTTTCTATAACAGGCAAATTCCAGGCGCCGGTAATTTCAAATTTCCTCATGACTTTATCCATGCTCTCATTGGGGTACACTTCTCCTGGTGGACTGTGCATTAAATCTTCAACGAAAGTGTTTTCCTGGGAATCAGTGTCAAACATGATTTGTCTGATATCATCAAGGGTTACAATGCCTCTTAAAACCTCGTCTTCATCAACCACAGGGAAAATATTTCTTTTAGAATTACTTACCAGCTTGACCAAATCTTTTAATGTGGAATTGGGTGAAATTGTGAGGAGATCCCTTTCAATTAATTTATCCATTTCGATAAGGCTGAGAACCTGTCGATCTTTGTTATTTCGGATCAATTCGCCCCTTTGAATTAATCGCTTGGTATAAATTGAATAAGGTTCAAAATAAGAAGCAGTAGAATAGGCCATTGCCGATACGATCATTAGCGGTATAAATAACGTATAACCATTGGTTATTTCAGCAATAAGGAATATGGCAGTTAATGGGGCGTATTGTACCCCGCTCATGATTCCACACATTCCGACCAGAATAAAGTTGTTGACCGATAAAATTTTGTCTGCACCAACCTGATTGACAAATGAAGAATAGGTAAATCCGAGATAACCTCCGACTACCAAACTTGGGGCAAAGATTCCACCACTACCACCTGCTCCCAGGGTAATGGCAGAGGCAATGGGTTTTAACAATACCAATAAAAGCGTAAAAATCAATATGAATCCTTCATTTGAAATCTCCGAAAAGAAAAGACTGTCATTTAAAATATTACTCTCAGATTTTGTGAGTGTGATAATACTGTCATAACCTTCACCGTACAATGGCGGAAACACAAATATTATGGCGCCGAGCAAAATTCCACCAATCCAGGGCCTCAGGCGATAATTCAACCTTGAAATTTTATTCTCAACTATGGGTACGACTCTTGAAAAATACACTGAAAAAAGCCCACATAAAATTCCAAGAATTATATAATAAGGAATTTCTACCGCCTGAATTTCCTCCACCAATCGAAATGAGAATATTATATCATCGCCGGTCGTGAATTTTG is part of the Hyphobacterium sp. CCMP332 genome and encodes:
- a CDS encoding redoxin domain-containing protein, producing MFKTSFILVFAIIILSGSYPENDLKVYNFKEFKSEILDKKESNTLMVINFWATWCGPCIKELPYFEEVNKKYANKNVRVILVSLDFEKQYSSKLIPFIKENNLKSEIIWLNDTKYNEWIDQVSPQWSGAIPATVFVKNSKVLKFMEKELELEELESTINNLL
- a CDS encoding thioredoxin family protein, which translates into the protein MKNLVPNIILSVFIGLMTLSTVFAGGYNVGDMAKSFTLKNVDGNMVSLGDYKEAKGFIVVFTCNHCPYAKLYEQRIIDLHKKYAVDGYPVIAINPNDPVKQPDDSFENMIKRSKQKAYPFVYLFDETQNTAKSYGATRTPHVYLLNKVQDKYQVAYIGAIDDNPQSAEDVENKYVENAIAALKKGKKVAISSTKAIGCTIKWK
- the recJ gene encoding single-stranded-DNA-specific exonuclease RecJ, yielding MLEKRWILKAVPELSKVQKLASELNADRILASLLIQRGIDSFEEAREFFRPKLEDLHNPFLMKGMTRAVDRIQTAMELGENIMIYGDYDVDGTTSVSLVYGFLKEKNYPNLQHYIPDRYAEGYGISYSGIDKAEEFEVSLIIALDCGIKAVEKVDYANQKGIDFIICDHHTPGKILPNAHAILNPKQSNCPYPYKELSGCGIGFKLIQALCDAMSYDARDAFQFIDLVAVSIASDIVPITGENRVLCYFGLQKINKNPSPGIKALINIAEYQSQKEMNVRDLVFGIGPRINAAGRMDKAITAVELLLEKDTEKAAEMAALINSQNTNRRDFDSSITVEAVDMIKSSENLKNAKTTVLFKEDWHKGVIGIVASRCIEHYHRPTIIFTESNGKATGSARSVPDYNIYDAILQCEDLLDSFGGHQFAAGLTLKKENLSVFSKRFEEVVSSNISDELLIPRIDVDLEIDLSEIDFALIKRLDQMSPFGPQNMQPVFISKGVRLFSNLRILKEKHLKFQVIQGKSFPYQCIGFNFVDYKDIIDSSESFSICYSISINEFRGERSIQLQIRDIKANETQS
- a CDS encoding GH3 auxin-responsive promoter family protein; the protein is MELFNTLLSWFMKKRISQIELFKEHPIEVQNEVLANLLGKSRNTEWGRKYSFENIKSYHDFKSVVPIVRYEDIADIIEQVMKGEDNILWPSEIKWFSKSSGTTNAKSKFIPVSNEALEDCHFKAGKDLLSMYLNNYPESKLFTGKGLVIGGSSQVNHLNSKSSYGDISAVIMKNLPLWAQYVRVPSLDIALMENWEEKIEKMAHAVKDENITSITGVPTWTIVLLQRILELTGKKKIIEVWPNLELFAHGAVAFGPYRHLFDELIGAKINYIDSYNASEGFFAIQDRSDHEDMLLMLDYGIFYEFLPTEYLDKDHSKVVTLEEVELDKNYAMIITTNAGLWRYMIGDTIKFTTKSPYRIKITGRTKHFINAFGEEMVIENAETAIAEACKQSGASIENFTAAPIYLEVGKRGGHEWVIEFITKPDSIETFTEILDNKLKAINSDYEAKRQKDIALIKPRVHIAPEKTFYNWMKKRGKLGGQHKVPRLSNSREFIDEILKIIST
- the lptB gene encoding LPS export ABC transporter ATP-binding protein codes for the protein MKLRAESLVKKYKSRKVVNDVSVEVNQGEIVGLLGPNGAGKTTTFYMIVGLIKPNEGRIYLDNKEITDLPMYRRAKQGVGYLAQEASVFRQLSVEENILAVLEMTSMSKKERQEKCDALIEEFSLEHVRNNKGMVLSGGERRRTEIARSLAVDPKFILLDEPFAGVDPIAVEEIQTIVAQLKNKNIGILITDHNVNETLSITDRAYLLFEGSILKSGTAEELAADEQVRRVYLGKHFELKRKI
- a CDS encoding chloride channel protein, with translation MFKELLTKFLIWRLKHIPIRNFIFILSGVIGLVSGLAAVTLKTAVHYIQNFLTSGFEIANANVSYVFYPLIGILITVFFGRLIFKDYLGHGVTDIIYSISKKSSIIGRIKMYSRMVTSTFTVGFGGSLGLEAPIAITGSAIGSNISRIMHLNHNKRTLMIGCGAAGGVAAIFDAPVGGVIFAIEIILAQATIQNFIPLLISSVTASLVSKFTTGDDIIFSFRLVEEIQAVEIPYYIILGILCGLFSVYFSRVVPIVENKISRLNYRLRPWIGGILLGAIIFVFPPLYGEGYDSIITLTKSESNILNDSLFFSEISNEGFILIFTLLLVLLKPIASAITLGAGGSGGIFAPSLVVGGYLGFTYSSFVNQVGADKILSVNNFILVGMCGIMSGVQYAPLTAIFLIAEITNGYTLFIPLMIVSAMAYSTASYFEPYSIYTKRLIQRGELIRNNKDRQVLSLIEMDKLIERDLLTISPNSTLKDLVKLVSNSKRNIFPVVDEDEVLRGIVTLDDIRQIMFDTDSQENTFVEDLMHSPPGEVYPNESMDKVMRKFEITGAWNLPVIEKGKYKGFLSKSRIFNTYRNKIRQTQET